One segment of Herbaspirillum hiltneri N3 DNA contains the following:
- a CDS encoding transglutaminase family protein: MSIYVALNHVTSYRYDRAINLGPQIVRLRPAPHCRTRILSYSLRILPEPHFINWQQDPQANYMARLVFPEKTEEFRIEVDLVAEMSVINPFDFFLEPYAEQIPFEYAKELQNELSPYRKTLPLTPRFQKFLDGISREKMNSADFLVALNQKLADAVAYTIRMEPGVQTPEETLEIGSGSCRDSSWLLVQLLRHLGLAARFVSGYLIQLTADQKSLDGPSGPEADFTDLHAWCEVYLPGAGWVGLDPTSGLFAGEGHIPLSCTPEPSSAAPVSGMVDPCEVEFGHSMSVSRFWEAPRVTKPYTEAQWSEIEELGHAIDDDLDALDVRLTMGGEPTFVSLDHPDEPEWSTAALGATKKPLAADLYHRMREKYAVQGLPHFGQGKWYPGEQLPRWALNCYWRRDGQPIWHNRDLIGDEATPNVKDDDIPERFLKGVAARLSLDGKHIFPAYEDVFYYMWRERRLPGNVDPFDSKLDDKQERARLMRVFSQGLDKVAGHVLPVARRPDDLGWQSGDWFLRSERCYLYPGDSPLGYRLPLDSQPWVKSTDYPYVHAADPTQQFAPLSPATDVRLKFVQRPAFSGATSVAFQQDRYGTRRGSPVTGNGKGMPAATGGAPVLFQSADWITRTALCAEVRNGVLYLFMPPLAQLENYLELVAAIEATAEELGQPVLMEGYEPPNDPRVRKFSVTPDPGVIEVNIQPAYNWSELVDQTTHLYEAGRESRLTTEKFMLDGHHSGTGGGNHMVMGGATTADSPFLRRPDLLRSLISYWHNHPSLSYLFSGMFIGPTSQAPRIDEARNDSTVEIELAFAEMEKQLEKGGCAPWLVDRLLRNLLIDVTGNTHRAEFCIDKLYSPDSATGRLGLLELRAFEMPPHARMSLTQQLLLRALVARFWKTPYKPQRLVRWGTELHDRFLLPHFIWQDFNDIMDDMQEAGYPMQAEWFAPHFEFRFPKIGDFAVKGMELELRTALEPWHVLGEEGSSTGTARYVDSSVERLEVKVRGMAKDRYVLTCNGVAVPLQPTGVVGEFVTGVRYRAWQPPSALHPTIGIDSPLTFDLVDTWNGRSLGGCQYHVVHPGGRSYETFPVNAFEAESRRLARYFRLNHTPGKMDVSAARPSIEFPFTLDLRHY, translated from the coding sequence ATGTCAATTTATGTGGCGCTGAACCATGTCACGTCTTACCGTTATGACCGTGCTATCAATCTGGGTCCCCAAATCGTACGCCTGCGTCCGGCCCCGCATTGCCGTACGCGGATATTGAGCTATTCGCTGCGCATTCTTCCCGAGCCGCATTTCATCAACTGGCAGCAGGATCCGCAAGCCAACTACATGGCGCGGCTGGTGTTTCCCGAGAAGACCGAAGAATTCCGCATCGAAGTCGATCTGGTGGCCGAAATGTCGGTCATCAATCCCTTCGATTTCTTTCTTGAGCCGTATGCCGAGCAGATCCCGTTCGAGTACGCCAAGGAGCTGCAAAACGAGTTGTCGCCGTATCGCAAGACCTTGCCGCTGACGCCGCGCTTCCAGAAATTCCTCGACGGCATCTCGCGCGAGAAAATGAACAGCGCCGACTTTCTGGTCGCGCTGAACCAGAAGCTGGCCGACGCCGTCGCCTATACCATCCGCATGGAGCCGGGCGTGCAGACGCCGGAAGAGACGCTCGAAATCGGTTCCGGTTCCTGCCGCGATTCGTCCTGGTTGCTGGTGCAGCTGCTGCGCCACCTCGGCCTGGCTGCGCGTTTCGTGTCCGGTTACCTGATCCAGCTCACCGCCGACCAGAAATCGCTCGACGGCCCATCCGGACCGGAAGCCGATTTCACCGACCTGCACGCCTGGTGCGAAGTCTATCTGCCGGGCGCCGGCTGGGTCGGCCTCGATCCGACCTCGGGCCTGTTCGCCGGCGAAGGCCATATCCCGCTGTCCTGCACGCCCGAGCCGTCTTCGGCGGCGCCGGTCAGCGGCATGGTCGATCCGTGCGAAGTGGAGTTCGGACATTCGATGAGCGTGTCGCGTTTTTGGGAAGCGCCGCGCGTCACCAAGCCGTACACCGAAGCGCAATGGAGCGAGATCGAAGAACTCGGTCACGCCATCGACGATGACCTCGACGCACTTGACGTGCGCCTGACCATGGGCGGCGAACCGACCTTCGTATCGCTCGATCATCCCGACGAGCCTGAGTGGAGCACCGCCGCACTGGGCGCCACCAAGAAGCCGCTGGCGGCCGACCTGTACCACCGCATGCGCGAAAAATACGCCGTGCAAGGCCTGCCGCATTTCGGCCAGGGCAAGTGGTATCCGGGGGAACAGTTGCCGCGCTGGGCGCTCAACTGCTACTGGCGTCGCGACGGCCAGCCGATCTGGCACAACCGCGATCTGATCGGCGACGAAGCCACGCCGAACGTCAAGGACGACGACATCCCGGAACGCTTCCTCAAGGGCGTGGCTGCGCGCCTGTCGCTCGACGGCAAGCACATCTTCCCGGCCTATGAAGACGTGTTCTACTACATGTGGCGCGAGCGCCGCCTGCCGGGCAACGTCGACCCGTTCGATTCCAAACTCGACGACAAGCAGGAGCGTGCGCGCCTCATGCGGGTCTTTTCGCAAGGTCTCGACAAGGTCGCCGGCCACGTGCTGCCGGTGGCGCGCCGTCCCGACGATCTCGGCTGGCAAAGCGGCGACTGGTTCCTGCGCAGCGAGCGTTGCTACCTGTATCCCGGCGATTCACCGCTCGGTTATCGCCTGCCGCTCGATTCGCAGCCTTGGGTCAAGTCGACCGACTATCCCTACGTGCATGCGGCCGACCCGACGCAGCAGTTCGCTCCGCTGTCGCCGGCGACCGATGTCCGCCTCAAGTTCGTCCAGCGTCCTGCGTTCAGCGGCGCGACCTCGGTGGCGTTCCAGCAGGATCGCTACGGCACGCGTCGCGGCAGCCCGGTTACCGGCAACGGCAAGGGTATGCCTGCGGCAACAGGCGGCGCCCCGGTGCTGTTCCAATCGGCGGACTGGATCACGCGCACCGCGTTGTGTGCGGAAGTGCGCAATGGCGTGCTGTACCTGTTCATGCCGCCGCTGGCGCAGCTTGAGAATTATCTCGAGCTGGTCGCCGCCATCGAAGCCACCGCCGAAGAACTCGGCCAGCCGGTCCTGATGGAAGGCTACGAGCCGCCCAACGATCCGCGCGTGCGCAAGTTCAGCGTCACGCCCGATCCCGGCGTGATCGAAGTCAACATCCAGCCGGCCTACAACTGGAGCGAGCTGGTCGACCAGACCACGCATTTGTATGAAGCCGGCCGCGAGTCGCGCCTGACCACCGAGAAGTTCATGCTCGACGGCCATCATTCCGGCACCGGCGGCGGCAACCATATGGTGATGGGCGGCGCCACGACCGCCGATTCGCCGTTCCTGCGCCGGCCCGATCTGCTGCGCAGCCTGATCAGCTACTGGCATAACCATCCGTCGCTGTCCTATCTGTTCTCGGGCATGTTCATCGGTCCGACCTCGCAGGCGCCGCGCATCGATGAAGCCCGCAACGATTCCACGGTGGAAATCGAACTGGCCTTCGCCGAGATGGAAAAGCAGCTCGAAAAAGGCGGCTGCGCGCCGTGGCTGGTCGATCGTCTGCTGCGCAACCTGCTGATCGACGTTACCGGCAATACGCACCGCGCCGAGTTCTGCATCGACAAGCTGTATTCGCCCGACAGCGCCACCGGCCGCCTCGGCCTGCTGGAGCTGCGCGCCTTCGAAATGCCGCCGCACGCCCGCATGAGCCTGACCCAGCAGTTGCTGCTGCGTGCGCTGGTGGCGCGGTTCTGGAAGACGCCCTACAAGCCGCAACGCCTGGTGCGCTGGGGTACCGAGTTGCATGATCGTTTCCTGTTGCCGCATTTCATCTGGCAGGATTTCAACGACATCATGGACGACATGCAGGAAGCCGGCTATCCGATGCAGGCCGAATGGTTCGCGCCGCATTTCGAATTCCGCTTCCCCAAGATCGGCGACTTTGCCGTCAAGGGCATGGAGCTGGAATTGCGCACCGCGCTGGAACCGTGGCACGTGCTGGGCGAAGAGGGCAGCTCGACCGGCACGGCGCGCTACGTCGATTCATCGGTGGAGCGGCTGGAGGTCAAGGTCCGCGGCATGGCCAAGGACCGTTACGTGCTGACGTGCAACGGCGTCGCGGTGCCGCTGCAACCGACCGGCGTGGTCGGCGAGTTCGTCACCGGCGTGCGCTACCGGGCCTGGCAGCCGCCGTCGGCGCTGCATCCGACCATCGGCATCGATTCGCCGCTGACCTTCGATCTGGTCGATACCTGGAACGGCCGCAGCCTGGGCGGATGCCAGTATCACGTGGTGCATCCGGGCGGACGCAGCTACGAGACCTTCCCGGTCAACGCCTTCGAAGCCGAGAGCCGCCGGCTGGCGCGTTATTTCCGTCTCAACCACACGCCGGGAAAGATGGACGTGAGCGCTGCGCGACCATCAATCGAGTTCCCATTTACGTTAGACTTGCGACATTACTAA
- a CDS encoding circularly permuted type 2 ATP-grasp protein, whose amino-acid sequence MYQRLLQSYTADADRYDEMLAADGRLRPHWRTLIDQLENLSPEMMRRRADEVRDAIASDGMTYNVYADPQGVSRPWELDLLPQIVAADEWQKLSAAVAQRARLLNAVLGDLYGEQHLLAEGLLPPALVFGQHGYLWPCRDVRPPGGVHLHLYAIDLARSADGNWWVIADRTQGPSGSGYALQNRQIMTRALPEAMRDMHVQPLLNYFHALHQCLTRLAPKSSEPPMVVLLTPGPYNETYSEHAFLAHTLGFPLVEGVDLTVRGDMVYLKTLTGLRRVHAIMRRLDDDYCDPLELRSDSALGIPGLTQAARSGNVLIANALGSGVLESTALHGFLPGISQRLLGEELALPAVASWWCGEKPALEYTLAHLEELVIMPAFPSMRMQPVFGHTLNATTRRRLIESLQLQPHAYVAQEWVRLSQAPVLSRSGEYHLTNRTVSLRVFAAADGEGGYHVMPGGLTRVAPRQRRDVVSMQQGGTSKDVWVLSEKTDADDAAGIATAMAAAETSVAVGPGAMTDPVSRTSELIRTTVDVSSHAGENLFWMGRYAERTDNLARLLRTTLQCTIEPQSDNRAILRSVSEICIRLGILMPKSEQAHPTITALQQSLQAAIADPSATVSISTHLRHLHHSGYQVREHLSLDNWHALNRMPPLVQEKINSPTAMLHVLNNVIQGCSGLAGHALDDMTRDEGWQFLMIGRHIERMVHLAALFDQFMQLEPARQNAALTWLLESSSSIVTYRVRYRRTPEWLQVLHLLVFDVSNPHSIAYQFRMLQHYLTDIAQQLGILSMNIPAHLSEQLNGFALPDFARDAATSEAAGERLIQLMREARSAGFSLTDDLSRHFFTPLSAPVSQGV is encoded by the coding sequence ATGTATCAGCGCCTCCTGCAAAGCTATACCGCCGACGCCGATCGTTACGACGAGATGCTGGCTGCCGACGGTCGCTTGCGGCCGCACTGGCGCACGCTGATCGATCAGCTGGAGAATCTCTCGCCCGAGATGATGCGCCGCCGCGCCGACGAAGTGCGCGACGCCATCGCCTCCGATGGCATGACCTACAACGTCTATGCCGATCCGCAAGGCGTCAGCCGTCCGTGGGAACTGGACCTGCTGCCGCAGATCGTCGCCGCCGACGAATGGCAGAAGCTCTCGGCCGCCGTCGCGCAACGCGCGCGCCTGCTCAATGCCGTGCTTGGCGACCTGTATGGCGAACAACACTTGCTGGCCGAAGGCCTGTTGCCGCCGGCGCTGGTGTTCGGCCAGCACGGTTATTTGTGGCCGTGCCGCGACGTCCGTCCCCCGGGTGGCGTGCACCTGCATCTGTACGCCATCGACCTGGCGCGCTCGGCCGACGGCAACTGGTGGGTGATCGCCGATCGCACGCAAGGTCCTTCGGGCAGCGGCTACGCGTTGCAGAATCGCCAGATCATGACGCGCGCCCTGCCCGAGGCGATGCGCGACATGCACGTGCAACCGCTGCTCAATTATTTCCACGCGCTGCATCAGTGCCTGACGCGGCTCGCACCGAAGAGCAGCGAGCCGCCGATGGTGGTGCTGCTGACGCCGGGGCCGTACAACGAAACCTATTCCGAACACGCCTTCCTGGCGCATACGCTGGGCTTCCCGCTGGTCGAAGGGGTCGACCTCACGGTGCGCGGCGACATGGTCTACCTGAAGACGCTGACCGGCCTGCGCCGCGTGCATGCGATCATGCGCCGCCTCGATGACGATTATTGCGACCCGCTTGAATTGCGCTCGGATTCGGCGCTCGGCATTCCGGGCCTGACGCAGGCTGCGCGCTCCGGCAACGTGCTGATCGCCAACGCGCTTGGCAGCGGCGTGCTGGAATCGACTGCGCTGCACGGCTTCTTGCCGGGGATCAGCCAACGCCTGCTCGGCGAAGAGCTGGCGCTGCCGGCGGTCGCGTCGTGGTGGTGCGGCGAAAAGCCGGCGCTGGAATACACGCTGGCGCATCTGGAAGAACTGGTGATCATGCCGGCCTTCCCGTCGATGCGCATGCAACCGGTGTTCGGCCATACGCTCAATGCCACTACGCGGCGGCGCCTGATCGAAAGCCTGCAATTGCAGCCGCATGCTTACGTCGCGCAGGAGTGGGTGCGCTTGTCGCAGGCGCCGGTGCTGTCGCGCAGCGGCGAGTACCACCTGACCAATCGCACCGTCAGCTTGCGCGTGTTCGCCGCCGCCGACGGCGAGGGCGGCTATCACGTGATGCCGGGCGGTCTCACGCGCGTGGCGCCGCGCCAGCGCCGCGACGTCGTCTCGATGCAGCAGGGCGGCACCAGCAAGGACGTCTGGGTGCTGAGCGAAAAGACCGATGCCGATGACGCCGCCGGCATCGCCACCGCCATGGCCGCGGCAGAGACCAGCGTCGCGGTCGGCCCCGGTGCGATGACCGATCCGGTATCGCGCACTTCGGAACTGATCCGCACCACCGTCGACGTGTCTTCGCATGCCGGTGAAAATTTGTTCTGGATGGGCCGCTATGCCGAGCGCACCGACAATCTTGCGCGCCTGTTGCGCACGACCTTGCAATGCACGATCGAACCGCAATCCGACAATCGCGCGATCCTGCGCAGCGTCAGCGAGATTTGTATCCGTCTCGGCATCCTGATGCCGAAATCGGAGCAGGCGCATCCCACCATCACCGCCTTGCAACAAAGCCTGCAAGCGGCGATTGCGGATCCCAGCGCCACGGTCAGCATCTCCACGCACCTGCGCCACCTGCATCATTCCGGTTACCAGGTGCGCGAGCATCTGTCGCTGGACAACTGGCACGCACTCAATCGCATGCCGCCATTGGTGCAGGAGAAGATCAACTCGCCGACCGCCATGCTGCATGTCCTCAACAACGTCATCCAGGGTTGCTCGGGCCTGGCCGGCCATGCGCTGGACGACATGACGCGCGATGAAGGCTGGCAGTTCCTGATGATCGGCCGCCACATCGAACGCATGGTGCACCTGGCGGCCTTGTTCGACCAGTTCATGCAGCTCGAACCGGCGCGCCAGAATGCAGCGCTGACCTGGCTGCTGGAATCGTCGAGCAGCATCGTCACCTATCGCGTGCGGTACCGGCGCACGCCGGAGTGGCTGCAGGTGCTGCACCTGCTGGTGTTCGACGTCAGCAATCCGCACAGCATCGCCTACCAGTTCCGCATGCTGCAGCACTACCTGACCGACATCGCGCAGCAGCTCGGCATCCTCAGCATGAATATCCCGGCGCACCTGAGCGAGCAGCTGAACGGTTTTGCGTTGCCCGATTTCGCGCGCGATGCGGCGACATCGGAAGCCGCCGGCGAGCGGCTCATCCAACTCATGCGCGAAGCGCGCAGCGCCGGCTTCTCATTGACCGATGATTTGTCGCGGCATTTCTTCACGCCGCTCAGCGCACCGGTCAGCCAAGGGGTATGA
- a CDS encoding transglutaminase family protein, with amino-acid sequence MTMTDATYHIVHETNYQYAAPVRLSHQVLRLTPRSLPWQTCTSHFINILPGPTNLINLYTDSFGNALQSFSLDQDHASLDVYAESWVEISSRLLPTATPAWERVAETLSYHAGRSLSADRLEASRFLFESSHVRIKREFARYAAECFTPGLSLLQGVEALMKRIFNEFTFDPEATTVSTPVTDVFVSKRGVCQDYAHFMLSCLRSLGLSARYVSGYLLTQPPPGQPRLIGADASHAWVSVYCPGQDGEPDCWIDADPTNGIFPDTSHITLGWGRDFLDISPLRGVLIGGGQQTMQVAVTVMPSQEVPGLPFAR; translated from the coding sequence ATGACGATGACCGACGCCACCTATCACATCGTCCACGAGACCAACTACCAGTATGCGGCGCCGGTGCGGCTGTCGCATCAGGTGCTGCGCCTGACGCCGCGCTCGTTGCCGTGGCAGACCTGCACCTCGCATTTCATCAACATCCTGCCGGGACCGACCAATCTGATCAACCTGTACACCGACAGCTTCGGCAACGCGCTGCAGTCATTCTCGCTGGACCAGGACCACGCCAGCCTCGATGTCTACGCGGAGTCGTGGGTGGAGATATCGTCGCGCCTGTTGCCGACCGCCACGCCGGCCTGGGAGCGAGTCGCCGAGACGCTGTCGTATCACGCCGGCCGCAGCTTGTCGGCCGACAGGCTGGAAGCGTCGCGCTTCCTGTTCGAGTCTTCGCACGTCAGGATCAAGCGTGAATTCGCGCGCTATGCCGCCGAATGCTTCACGCCCGGCTTGTCCCTGCTGCAGGGTGTCGAGGCGCTGATGAAACGCATTTTCAATGAATTCACTTTCGATCCCGAGGCGACCACGGTGTCGACGCCGGTGACCGATGTGTTCGTCAGCAAGCGCGGCGTATGCCAGGATTACGCGCACTTCATGCTGTCCTGCCTGCGCTCGCTGGGTTTGTCGGCGCGCTACGTCAGCGGCTATCTGCTGACGCAGCCGCCGCCGGGCCAGCCGCGCCTGATCGGCGCCGACGCGTCGCATGCCTGGGTATCGGTGTATTGCCCGGGGCAGGACGGCGAACCGGATTGCTGGATTGACGCCGATCCGACCAACGGCATCTTCCCCGACACCAGCCACATCACGCTGGGATGGGGTCGCGACTTCCTCGACATCTCGCCCCTGCGCGGCGTGCTGATCGGCGGCGGCCAGCAAACCATGCAGGTGGCCGTAACGGTCATGCCGTCGCAGGAAGTGCCGGGACTGCCGTTCGCCCGTTGA
- a CDS encoding sodium:solute symporter family protein has protein sequence MESDKNFFWRLTRYYSWYTVGFILFLLVLAVLEHEGMPRAWIGYLFMFVTIALYAGIGVVSRTSDVPEYYVAGRRVPALFNGMATAADWISAATFISLAGGLYLQGFDGLAYIMGWTGGYCLVALLIAPYLRKFGQYTIPDFLAERYPGRYSGNLVRILAVIATIIISFTYVVAQIYGVGLITSRFTGIDFSIGIFLGLASILVCSFLGGMRAITWTQVAQYIIILFAYLIPVIWLSAKHTSVPVPQVAYGSVLPKLNAAEKRIADDPKEKEVSAIFQARADDYEKKLRNLPRSWEEGRIDAQHHIEEIKRNSHASLAEIKSASRALTAYPKSAEEAERKWTDARAYNIARAQPPVSQTEPFPGKDEDAANIKRNNFLALVFCLMVGTAALPHILMRYYTTPSVHEARKSVFWTLFFIMLIYITVPALAILVKYDIYTSLVGSTYSHLPDWVYYWANIDKVNPLVSITDLNHDSVVQLGEIALDGDIIVLATPEIAGLPYFISGLVAAGGLAAALSTADGLLLTISNALSHDVYYKVIDPAASTQKRVTISKLLLLVVALLAAYAASLKPGDILSMVGVAFSLAASTLFPALVFGIFWKRANQPGAIAGIVAGFVMCVYYMMTTHPAFGGNAANQWFHIAPISAGLFGVPVGIAALVIVSLLTPPPDERTIALIDHIRTP, from the coding sequence ATGGAGAGTGACAAGAATTTTTTCTGGCGGCTGACGCGCTACTACTCGTGGTACACGGTCGGATTCATCCTGTTCCTGCTGGTGCTGGCGGTGCTCGAACACGAAGGCATGCCGCGCGCCTGGATCGGCTATCTGTTCATGTTCGTGACGATCGCGCTGTACGCCGGCATCGGCGTGGTCAGCCGCACCTCCGACGTGCCTGAATATTACGTCGCCGGACGACGCGTGCCGGCGCTGTTCAACGGCATGGCGACGGCGGCCGACTGGATCTCGGCGGCGACCTTCATCAGCCTGGCCGGCGGCCTGTACCTGCAAGGCTTCGACGGCCTGGCCTACATCATGGGCTGGACCGGCGGCTATTGCCTGGTGGCGCTGCTGATCGCCCCCTATCTGCGCAAGTTCGGCCAGTACACCATCCCCGACTTCCTGGCCGAGCGCTATCCGGGTCGCTACAGCGGCAACCTGGTGCGCATCCTCGCGGTGATCGCCACCATCATCATTTCGTTCACCTATGTGGTGGCGCAGATCTATGGCGTCGGCCTGATCACTTCGCGCTTCACCGGCATCGATTTCTCGATCGGCATCTTCCTCGGGCTGGCCAGCATCCTGGTGTGCTCCTTCCTCGGCGGCATGCGCGCGATCACCTGGACTCAGGTGGCGCAATACATCATCATCCTGTTCGCTTATCTGATCCCGGTAATCTGGCTGTCAGCCAAACACACCAGCGTGCCGGTGCCTCAGGTGGCCTATGGTTCGGTGCTGCCGAAACTGAATGCAGCCGAAAAACGCATCGCCGACGATCCCAAGGAAAAGGAGGTCAGCGCGATCTTCCAGGCGCGCGCCGACGACTACGAAAAGAAATTGCGCAACCTGCCGCGGTCATGGGAAGAAGGCCGCATCGACGCCCAGCATCACATCGAAGAAATCAAGCGCAACAGCCATGCCTCGCTGGCCGAGATCAAGAGCGCCAGCCGCGCGCTGACGGCCTATCCCAAGAGTGCGGAGGAAGCCGAACGCAAGTGGACCGACGCCAGGGCGTACAACATCGCGCGCGCGCAACCGCCGGTGTCGCAGACCGAGCCCTTTCCCGGCAAGGATGAGGACGCGGCGAACATCAAACGCAACAATTTCCTGGCGCTGGTGTTTTGCCTGATGGTCGGCACCGCCGCGCTGCCGCACATCCTGATGCGCTACTACACCACGCCCTCGGTGCACGAGGCGCGCAAGTCGGTGTTCTGGACGCTGTTCTTCATCATGCTAATCTACATCACGGTGCCGGCGCTGGCGATCCTGGTGAAGTACGACATCTACACCTCGCTGGTCGGCAGCACCTATTCGCACCTGCCCGACTGGGTCTACTACTGGGCCAACATCGACAAGGTCAATCCGCTGGTCAGCATCACCGATCTCAACCACGACAGCGTGGTGCAGCTGGGCGAGATTGCGCTCGACGGCGACATCATCGTGCTGGCCACGCCAGAGATCGCCGGCCTGCCCTACTTCATTTCTGGACTGGTAGCGGCGGGCGGCCTGGCGGCGGCGCTGTCGACTGCCGACGGCCTGCTGCTGACCATTTCCAATGCCCTGTCGCATGACGTGTATTACAAGGTGATCGATCCGGCCGCCTCGACGCAAAAGCGCGTGACGATTTCCAAGTTGCTGCTGCTGGTGGTGGCCTTGCTGGCCGCCTATGCGGCGTCGCTCAAACCGGGCGACATTCTGTCCATGGTGGGGGTGGCGTTCTCGCTGGCGGCGTCGACGCTGTTCCCGGCGCTGGTGTTCGGGATTTTCTGGAAGCGCGCCAACCAGCCCGGCGCCATCGCCGGCATCGTCGCCGGTTTCGTGATGTGCGTGTATTACATGATGACCACGCATCCGGCCTTCGGCGGCAATGCCGCGAACCAGTGGTTCCACATTGCGCCCATCTCGGCCGGTCTGTTCGGCGTGCCGGTCGGCATCGCCGCGCTGGTGATCGTCAGCTTGCTGACGCCGCCGCCTGACGAACGGACCATTGCGCTGATCGATCACATTCGCACGCCGTAG
- a CDS encoding DUF4212 domain-containing protein — translation MEHKTSSATAPSSPPSYWDKTRRLTMALLGLWFVLTFGAVFFARELDRVNLFGWPLSFYMAAQGIMLVYLAIVVVYTIWMGRAQRQLQQTGEHTHGE, via the coding sequence ATGGAACACAAGACCTCCTCCGCAACCGCACCATCTTCTCCGCCTAGCTACTGGGACAAGACGCGCCGCCTGACCATGGCGCTGCTGGGCCTGTGGTTCGTGCTCACTTTCGGCGCCGTGTTCTTTGCGCGCGAGCTCGATCGCGTCAACCTGTTCGGCTGGCCGCTGTCGTTCTACATGGCGGCGCAGGGCATCATGCTGGTCTACCTGGCGATCGTGGTGGTCTATACGATCTGGATGGGACGCGCACAACGGCAACTACAACAAACCGGCGAGCACACGCATGGAGAGTGA
- a CDS encoding sensor histidine kinase, translating to MPDARPIDPQPVTASSAPAKGKRRTVIETQPEERIQRSLFGEILDWMLAPLLLLWPMSIAITYLIAQSIANQPFDRALEDSVTVLAQQVSEINGKTVARLPVSARDLLRADDIDNIYFQITGPRGEFVEGDRDMPQPPLEEDKTIGTVQFRNDILHGNDVRIAYTQVDLRRTSEQRAASSKEPRLATVQVGETLEKRAQLANEIIKGVILPQFVILPVALALVWFALSRGLSPLSELQQRIRARRPDDLSPIDSGQVPEEISPLVRSLNDMLARLSQTIALQKRFIADAAHQMKTPLAGMRMQSELALRQTDQTDIHRSLEQLAKSSESATRLVNQLLSLARAENQTPATAPFEPIELSELARNVVQEWVPMSFTQRIDLGFEQPGHPIMISGNPIMLRELLSNLLDNALHYTPALGSVTVRARADEETGQAFLEVEDTGPGIPPTERGHVFERFYRILGTHTAGSGLGLAIVREIAQQHEATVDISNNPRSTDPKTPGCLFRVTLRMTPRQTYMDDIG from the coding sequence ATGCCTGACGCCCGCCCTATCGATCCGCAACCGGTAACCGCTTCCTCTGCACCTGCCAAGGGCAAACGCCGCACCGTCATCGAGACGCAGCCGGAAGAACGCATCCAGCGCTCGTTGTTCGGCGAAATCCTCGACTGGATGCTGGCGCCGCTGCTGCTGCTGTGGCCGATGAGCATCGCCATCACCTATCTGATTGCGCAATCGATTGCCAACCAGCCCTTCGACCGCGCACTCGAAGACAGCGTCACCGTGCTGGCCCAGCAAGTCTCCGAAATCAACGGCAAGACCGTGGCGCGGCTACCGGTCTCGGCGCGCGACCTGCTGCGCGCCGACGACATCGACAACATCTATTTCCAAATTACCGGCCCGCGCGGCGAGTTCGTCGAAGGCGATCGCGACATGCCGCAACCGCCGCTTGAAGAAGACAAGACCATCGGCACCGTGCAGTTCCGCAATGACATCCTGCACGGCAACGACGTGCGCATCGCTTATACCCAGGTCGACCTGCGGCGCACGTCCGAACAGCGCGCCGCGTCGTCGAAGGAGCCGCGCCTGGCCACGGTGCAGGTCGGCGAAACACTTGAAAAACGCGCCCAGCTCGCCAATGAAATCATCAAGGGCGTGATCCTGCCTCAGTTCGTGATCCTGCCGGTGGCGTTGGCGCTGGTGTGGTTCGCGCTGTCGCGCGGCTTGTCGCCGCTGTCGGAATTGCAGCAGCGCATCCGGGCGCGCCGTCCCGACGACCTGAGCCCGATCGACTCGGGCCAGGTGCCGGAAGAGATCTCGCCGCTGGTGCGTTCGCTCAACGACATGCTGGCACGGCTGTCGCAAACCATCGCGCTGCAAAAACGCTTCATCGCCGACGCCGCCCACCAGATGAAAACGCCGCTGGCGGGCATGCGCATGCAATCCGAACTTGCCCTTCGCCAGACCGACCAGACCGACATCCACCGCTCGCTGGAACAACTGGCCAAGAGCTCCGAATCAGCCACGCGCCTGGTCAATCAATTGCTGTCGCTGGCGCGCGCCGAAAACCAGACGCCCGCCACCGCACCGTTCGAACCGATCGAATTGTCGGAACTGGCCCGCAACGTCGTGCAGGAATGGGTGCCGATGTCGTTCACGCAACGCATCGATCTGGGCTTCGAACAGCCCGGACATCCCATCATGATTTCGGGCAATCCGATCATGCTGCGCGAGCTGCTCAGCAACCTGCTCGACAACGCCCTGCATTACACGCCGGCGCTCGGCAGCGTCACCGTGCGGGCGCGCGCGGACGAGGAAACCGGACAGGCATTCCTGGAAGTGGAAGACACCGGCCCCGGCATCCCGCCGACCGAACGCGGTCACGTGTTCGAACGCTTCTACCGCATCCTCGGCACCCATACCGCGGGCAGCGGCCTGGGCCTGGCCATCGTGCGCGAAATCGCGCAGCAGCATGAGGCCACGGTCGACATCTCCAACAACCCGCGCAGCACCGACCCGAAAACGCCGGGCTGCCTGTTCCGCGTGACGCTGCGCATGACGCCGCGCCAGACCTACATGGATGACATCGGCTGA